A single region of the Acidobacteriaceae bacterium genome encodes:
- a CDS encoding PDZ domain-containing protein, which yields MQHAAIVRRRRLWNGIPVRLAGASVLMLAMLAAPMARAATGGRTGGRTGGRTTVTQRPPGYLGIEFHDLTSDQAAALHLRDNRGVEVLLVDHDGPAASAGLQPHDLITGINGHIVASGEALRRMIRETGAGVEVKLSVFRNGNPITIRTMLANREMVERKAWERLNQPGPQPQGMVGEEFSGPYTAGAVPAPAAAPVPHTQGFIDKMVHGSSDGLVVDAMQPQLASYFGVPDGKGLLVQSVEDGSAAAVGGLHAGDVIVRADGEPMRTASDWTKHLHAAKGKPVAVDVMRDHQRIALTLPGDAKKR from the coding sequence ATGCAGCATGCAGCCATTGTCCGGCGGAGACGGCTCTGGAATGGAATACCCGTGCGCCTTGCCGGGGCTTCTGTCCTGATGCTCGCTATGCTGGCGGCGCCCATGGCGCGCGCAGCGACTGGCGGCCGGACTGGAGGCCGGACTGGGGGCCGCACGACGGTCACGCAGCGGCCTCCCGGCTATCTCGGAATCGAATTTCACGATCTGACCAGCGACCAGGCAGCGGCGCTGCATCTGCGCGACAACCGCGGGGTGGAGGTGCTGCTGGTGGACCATGACGGGCCCGCGGCCTCGGCCGGGCTGCAGCCGCATGACCTGATTACCGGGATCAATGGACACATTGTCGCCAGCGGCGAGGCGCTGCGCCGGATGATCCGCGAGACAGGCGCGGGTGTCGAGGTGAAGCTGTCGGTCTTTCGCAACGGCAATCCCATCACGATCCGGACCATGCTGGCGAACCGCGAAATGGTGGAGCGGAAGGCCTGGGAGCGGCTGAACCAGCCTGGGCCTCAGCCACAGGGGATGGTTGGTGAGGAGTTCTCCGGGCCTTACACGGCCGGCGCCGTGCCCGCACCTGCTGCTGCGCCTGTGCCGCACACACAGGGCTTTATCGACAAGATGGTGCATGGCTCGTCCGACGGGCTTGTTGTCGACGCCATGCAGCCGCAGCTCGCCAGCTATTTCGGCGTGCCTGATGGAAAGGGCCTGCTGGTCCAATCGGTCGAGGACGGCAGCGCCGCGGCGGTTGGCGGGCTGCACGCGGGTGATGTGATTGTGCGGGCGGATGGCGAGCCGATGCGCACGGCGTCCGACTGGACGAAACATCTTCACGCAGCGAAGGGCAAGCCGGTCGCCGTGGATGTGATGCGCGACCATCAGCGGATCGCGCTGACGCTCCCGGGCGACGCGAAGAAGCGCTAA